The following nucleotide sequence is from Pueribacillus theae.
ATGACTATTTGGAAGATCAAACGAAAATGTCACCTTTAATTAAAACATTGGTTCAATTAGTGAAAGAATTTGGCGATCGCTTTTATGCAGCCAAGCTTGAAAAAGGCGTTCTTGATTTTTCAGATTTGGAACATTGTTGTCTAAAGGTTTTGCTTGAAGAAGGATCAACGCCAAGCAACTTTATACCTTCCGAAACGGCGCTTGATTATAAGGAACAATTTATCGAAGTACTTGTCGACGAGTACCAAGATACAAACCTTGTTCAAGAAACGATTATTCAGCTCGTTTCAAAAGATAATAACCTGTTCATGGTGGGCGATGTCAAGCAAAGCATTTACCGCTTTCGCCTTGCAGAACCTTCCCTTTTTCTTGAAAAATACAAGTCATTTTCAAAAAAAGGGAATGAGAACGGGCTGCGGATTGACTTGTCTAGAAATTTTCGAAGCCGGGCAGAAGTGATAAATGGGACGAACTTTATTTTTAGGCAAATCATGAATGAATCAATTGGCGAACTTGAGTACGGCAAGGACGCGGAATTAATCGATGGCCTCGATTATCCCGAAACAGACAATACAGAAATTGAAATGCTTCTCATTGACCGTTCCGGAGCAAATGCTGAGGAAGAGACTATAGAAGATGTAGAAGAAGCCGAAAGAGAACAGTTGGAAGCTAGTTTAATCGCGAATAAAATTAAACAATTAATCGGCAAAGACGGGGAAAAACAATCCCTCGTTTATGATAAAAAACTGAAACGGATGCGGCCGATTACGTATCGGGATATCGTCATCCTGATGCGATCGACTAGCACGGCAGCAGGAACGGTCATGGAAGAGTTAAAAAGGCACGGCATTCCAGCATACGTTGAAATGTCGACAGGCTATTTCGAAGCGACAGAAATTGCGGTTATGATGTCACTGCTTAAAATTATTGATAATCCCGATCAAGATATTCCGCTTGCTTCAGTTCTTCGTTCCCCAATTGTTGGGTTAACGGAGGAAGAACTTGCAAACATTCGAATCGCCGATCGAAGTGGAAGTTTCTTTGATGCAATGAAAACGCTCATTGAACAAAATGATACGACCGAATTACACGTAAAACTTGGAGACTTTTATGGCAAGCTTGTCAATTGGCGCACAGTCGCCAGGCAAGGGGCATTGTCAGATGTAATCTGGCAAATTTACCGCGAGACCCATTATTATGATTTTGTCGGCGGGCTTCCCGGGGGGATGCAGCGGCAAGCAAATTTACGCGCACTTTATGACCGTGCAAGGCAATATGAGAAAACATCGTTTCGCGGGTTATTTCGTTTTTTGCGTTTCATCGAACGAATGCAAGATAAAGGCAAGGATCTCGGAACCGCAAGAGCGCTTGGCGAGCAGGAAGATGTCGTCAGGCTTATGACGATTCATAAAAGTAAAGGCCTCGAATTCCCGGTCGTTTTTATCGCTGGACTTTCAAAGCAGTTTAATATGCAAGATTTGAATGCTAAAGTGTTATTGCACAAAAATTATGGCCTCGGAACGAAATTTATCGATACAGACAATCGGATTTCTTATCCAACATTGCTACAACTAGGGATAAAGGAGCAAATGCACAAGGAACTATTGGCAGAGGAAATGCGAGTGCTGTATGTCGCAATGACGAGGGCAAGGGAAAAACTTTTTCTCATTGCAACAGTAAAAGAGGCTGAAAAGCAAATTCAAAAATGGCAGCAGCATCTCTGGAACCAAAACTGGCTGCTGGCGGATTACGAGCGGCGAAAAAGCAAATCTTATCTTGATTGGCTAGGTCCCGCACTGATCCGGCATAAACATAGTGAAATATTGCGAAGCTATCTTGAGGTCACTGAAGTTCAAGGAAATGATATCTATCTTGATGAATCGAAATGGAACGTTTCGATCGTACCAGCGATGCAGCTGATTACCGTCGATGAAAATGAACAACTTCAAGATGACGAAAAGATCAAACGCCTTAGAGATGGGCGACCAGTTTCTGTTGAGAACGATTATAGAAATGAAGTGTACGGACACCTTAGTTGGACTTATCCAAATCAGCCACTCACAGAAATCAAATCAAAGCAGACGGTTACCGAACTAAAACGCCAAAATGAATGGCTTGATGAACAGAGCGACCAGGTTTATGTCACTAGCTTTAGCCATCCTGCTCAGGAACGGCCGCGTTTTTTACAGAAAAATAAACTTACCGCTGCAGAACGCGGAACGGCGATGCATACCCTTATGCAGCATTTGCCATTTGCAAAAACGGTCACAGAAACAGTTCTTCGGGAATTACTCGATAAATTAGTGAATAAGGAAATTTTGACGGTAGACCAAGCAAAAGCAATCGATCTATCGCTCATTTTAGATTTTGCGAAAACGCCGCTTTTCGACAAGCTTGCCGAGGCTTCCAAAACGTATAGAGAAACGCCTTTTACTTATTCTCTTCCAGCCGCCGGAAGCAATGATCGCGATGAGAGAGTGATTATTCAGGGGGTCATTGACCTTGTCATTGAGGAAAAAGATGGGTTAATTTTACTTGATTACAAAACGGATGCCATCACTGGGCGCTTTCAAAAAGGGATGGAAGAAGCAGAACCGATTTTGAAGAAACGATATGAAGTTCAGCTTTCCCTATATGAAAAAGCAATTCATGAGATTTGGAAAAAGCCTGTCAAAGAGAAGTATTTGTATTTCTTTGATGGAAGCCATATTTTACAGCTTTAATTTCTTATTTAAGTTGGTGAAATGATGAGGATTCTTCATACTGCGGATTGGCATTTTGGAAAAACGCTTGAAGGAAGAAGCCGCCATGCGGAGCAAGAACAATTTATTGATGAATTGTGTGAAATCGCCCAAAGCGAAAACATTGATGTCATTCTAATTGCAGGGGATGTTTATGACACAGTCAATCCCCCTGCGGCCTCTGAACAGCTTTTTTACGATTCACTTGCGAGGCTTGCAGACTATGGAAAACGTAAAGTCATCGTTATAGCGGGAAACCATGACAACCCTGAACGTCTTGCAGCTGCAACACCAATCGCAATCAAACATGGAATCACGCTTATCGGCACGCCGATTATGCAAGCAGTGACGGCCTATGTTGAAAAGACGGGAGAAGTCTTGAAGGTGGCGGCGCTCCCGTACCCCTCTGAGTCAAGACTGAAAGAGCTTTTGACAGAATCACAGGCAGAAGAAGTGCTTCAACAGGTATACCAAGAGCGCGTTGGACACCTTTTTAATAAGCTTTGTTCTGGTTTTTCGAACGATAGCGTGAACATATTGACGAGCCATTTATTTGTTGCCGGCGGCCGTGAAAGCGATTCAGAGCGTCCGATTCAAGTTGGCGGCGCCTATACGATCCATCCTTCTTTCTTTCCGGAAACCGCGCAATATGTCGCACTCGGGCATCTTCATCGCCCTCAATATATTCGCTCGGCGAAAACAACGGCAAGGTACGCAGGCTCCCCGCTTGCTTATAGTTTTTCAGAAGCGGGACAAGCAAAGTCAGTAACCATCATTGAGGTTAAACCTGGTGCAGCTGCGTTAGTTGAAGAAGTTTTCTTAAACAGTGGAAAGTCTCTCGTTGAATGGAAGGCTTCTTCGATTCCGGAAATCTACAAATGGCTGGATGAGAGGCGTGACCATAATTGCTGGGTCAATGTTGAAATTGCAAGTGACGGAATGATTGCAATGGAAGATATTCAAAGCATACGAAAAGCCCATGACGGTATTGTACATATCCGCCCCATCTATCGCACAAGCCGTGAAGAAATGGATGAACCCCATTTTTCCACCTTGCCGATCGATGAGCTTTTTACGAGATTTTACGAACGCCAAACGGGTGGCGCCAAACCTGAAGAGGAATTAGTAAAATTGTTTTTTGAACTTATTGCAGATGACGACGATTAATGCATAATCATTGTATTAATCGTTTTTATCAATGAAAAGGAAGTAATGAAAGGTGAATTTTCAGGTGTGATTAAGCGAAATATTGATATAATTGGTGTACTATCTTTTTTATTTTAAAGGGTGAACACATATGCGTCCGATTGAACTTACAATCTCCGGATTACATAGTTTTAGAGAGAAACAAGTTATCAATTTTGAAACGTTAAGAGAAGTTGGCGTATTTGGGATTTTCGGATCGACAGGAAGCGGGAAATCTTCGATACTGGACGCCATGACACTCGCTCTTTATGGAAAAGTGGAAAGAGCAGCGAACAATACACAGGGGATTTTGAACCATGCGGAAAATACAGTTACTGTTTCCTTCACTTTTGAAATTGGAAAATCTGAAAGTGGCGGGCGCTATCGAATTGAACGGACATATAAGCGCAGTGGAGATATCTCGGTTAGAACAAGTCTTTGCCGTTTTGTGGAGATTGGCGAAGAGGAAATCGTCCTTGCTGATAAAGAACGTGAAGTAACAGCTAATGTCCAACAATTGCTTGGTTTAACCATTGATGATTTCACAAGGGCAGTCGTCTTGCCTCAAGGGAAATTTGCCGAATTCCTTTCTTTAAAAGGGGCAGATCGACGGAAAATGTTGGAACGGCTCTTTCATTTGGAAATTTACGGCGAGAGGCTGAATAAACGCCTAAAAACAAAGCTTGAATCAGAAAGATCAAAGCTTAATGAAATTACCGCCTCACAGCTTGAATTAGGTGATGCGACTGCGGAAGATGTCAAAAGAGCAAAAGAAGAAGCGAATAAAGCAGCGCAAAACTTTGCCGTAAAAAAAACGGAGATGGAGAACGCTGAAAAGATCTATCAAGCACAGAGCGAAATTTGGAAATTACAAATTGAGAAACAACAAACCGAAGAAAAAAAGAAAGCATTAGAGCAAGAAGAGCAAGAGATTGATAAATTAAAAAGCGAACTCCATAAAGCCCAGGAGGCGGATCGATTAAAGCCTTATCTAACGGACTTGAATGAAGCTGAAAAGGCAGTATCAGATTGTGAAAAGGATTTGGATGAAATCAGGAAGGAGCTCTTACATACAAGGGAAGAATTTGAAACGGCTAGAAAAGACTATGAAATAACCAAACAGAATCTTGATGAAATGATGCCGAAGCTCATTCAAAAAACGGAAACATTCAAATCGGCCATCGAACTTGAAAAACAGTGGAAAGAAAAGTCTTCTGAAATGGACAAGCTGAAAAAGTCCCTATTATCCATAAAAGAAGAATTGAAAACTGAAGAAAAAATATTGGCTTCCGCCCTTGGCGAATTAAAAAAAGCCATAGATTTGCAGGAAGC
It contains:
- the addA gene encoding helicase-exonuclease AddAB subunit AddA, with amino-acid sequence MTSLPQKPKDAHWTDEQWAAIATRNQNTLVAAAAGSGKTAVLVERIIHQLMNVEDPIDVDRLLVVTFTNAAAAEMRQRVGEALEAALSLQPGNLHLRRQLSILNRASISTLHSFCIEVLRKYYYKLALDPEFRILDETEAAIMREEIMEELFEENYSKQDNEPFFQLVDTYSSDRSDAGLQRLVERLYDFSRSHPWPEHWLDEIVGLYEVADVETIDEIPWVNDLLGEINHQLQDAKTLLERAEQLVAVSGGPRPYGEAIQSDLAQVTNLMKAGKSWNLLYEVFQELSFPSLKRISKKDEVNEYLKEEVKSLRNTAKDIIQSVHELFFSRAPHDYLEDQTKMSPLIKTLVQLVKEFGDRFYAAKLEKGVLDFSDLEHCCLKVLLEEGSTPSNFIPSETALDYKEQFIEVLVDEYQDTNLVQETIIQLVSKDNNLFMVGDVKQSIYRFRLAEPSLFLEKYKSFSKKGNENGLRIDLSRNFRSRAEVINGTNFIFRQIMNESIGELEYGKDAELIDGLDYPETDNTEIEMLLIDRSGANAEEETIEDVEEAEREQLEASLIANKIKQLIGKDGEKQSLVYDKKLKRMRPITYRDIVILMRSTSTAAGTVMEELKRHGIPAYVEMSTGYFEATEIAVMMSLLKIIDNPDQDIPLASVLRSPIVGLTEEELANIRIADRSGSFFDAMKTLIEQNDTTELHVKLGDFYGKLVNWRTVARQGALSDVIWQIYRETHYYDFVGGLPGGMQRQANLRALYDRARQYEKTSFRGLFRFLRFIERMQDKGKDLGTARALGEQEDVVRLMTIHKSKGLEFPVVFIAGLSKQFNMQDLNAKVLLHKNYGLGTKFIDTDNRISYPTLLQLGIKEQMHKELLAEEMRVLYVAMTRAREKLFLIATVKEAEKQIQKWQQHLWNQNWLLADYERRKSKSYLDWLGPALIRHKHSEILRSYLEVTEVQGNDIYLDESKWNVSIVPAMQLITVDENEQLQDDEKIKRLRDGRPVSVENDYRNEVYGHLSWTYPNQPLTEIKSKQTVTELKRQNEWLDEQSDQVYVTSFSHPAQERPRFLQKNKLTAAERGTAMHTLMQHLPFAKTVTETVLRELLDKLVNKEILTVDQAKAIDLSLILDFAKTPLFDKLAEASKTYRETPFTYSLPAAGSNDRDERVIIQGVIDLVIEEKDGLILLDYKTDAITGRFQKGMEEAEPILKKRYEVQLSLYEKAIHEIWKKPVKEKYLYFFDGSHILQL
- a CDS encoding exonuclease SbcCD subunit D, encoding MRILHTADWHFGKTLEGRSRHAEQEQFIDELCEIAQSENIDVILIAGDVYDTVNPPAASEQLFYDSLARLADYGKRKVIVIAGNHDNPERLAAATPIAIKHGITLIGTPIMQAVTAYVEKTGEVLKVAALPYPSESRLKELLTESQAEEVLQQVYQERVGHLFNKLCSGFSNDSVNILTSHLFVAGGRESDSERPIQVGGAYTIHPSFFPETAQYVALGHLHRPQYIRSAKTTARYAGSPLAYSFSEAGQAKSVTIIEVKPGAAALVEEVFLNSGKSLVEWKASSIPEIYKWLDERRDHNCWVNVEIASDGMIAMEDIQSIRKAHDGIVHIRPIYRTSREEMDEPHFSTLPIDELFTRFYERQTGGAKPEEELVKLFFELIADDDD